From a region of the Mycobacterium sp. SMC-8 genome:
- the sepH gene encoding septation protein SepH, whose product MRELKVVGLDVDGRRIICETSDSDEKFVLRSDERLKAAVRGDRAGSAQTTIDVEVPTLLRPREIQSKIRAGASVEQVAAAAGVDIARVERFAHPVLLERARAAELATAAHPVLADGPSVLTLLETVTSALIARGLDPDGADWDAWRNEDGRWTVQLAWKAGMSDNVAHFRYAPGAHGGTVTAFDDAASELIDPNFARPLRPLAAVAQLALGEPDEVQAPAPVESPEPEPAPEVAETPEPAPAAKAPRSRKSRPAVPAWEDVLLGVRSSGGQR is encoded by the coding sequence ATGAGAGAGCTCAAGGTCGTCGGACTGGATGTCGACGGCAGACGCATCATCTGCGAGACCAGCGACTCCGACGAGAAGTTCGTCCTCCGCTCCGACGAACGGCTCAAGGCCGCCGTGCGCGGTGACCGCGCCGGATCGGCCCAGACCACCATCGATGTCGAGGTTCCCACGTTGCTGCGTCCGCGCGAGATCCAGTCGAAGATCAGGGCCGGAGCATCGGTCGAACAGGTCGCCGCGGCCGCCGGAGTCGACATCGCCCGCGTCGAACGGTTCGCCCACCCGGTGCTGCTGGAGCGCGCCCGCGCGGCCGAACTGGCCACCGCTGCGCATCCGGTGCTGGCCGACGGCCCGTCGGTGCTGACCCTGCTCGAAACGGTCACCTCGGCGCTCATTGCCCGCGGACTGGATCCCGACGGCGCGGACTGGGACGCCTGGCGCAACGAGGACGGCCGGTGGACCGTGCAGTTGGCCTGGAAGGCCGGTATGTCGGACAACGTGGCCCACTTCCGCTACGCGCCCGGCGCGCACGGCGGCACCGTCACCGCGTTCGACGACGCCGCGTCCGAGTTGATCGATCCGAATTTCGCGCGCCCACTGCGTCCGCTGGCGGCGGTGGCACAGCTAGCCCTGGGCGAACCCGACGAGGTCCAGGCACCTGCCCCGGTCGAGTCACCCGAACCCGAACCCGCGCCCGAGGTCGCCGAGACGCCTGAGCCCGCACCGGCGGCCAAGGCCCCCCGCTCCCGCAAGAGCAGGCCCGCCGTGCCGGCGTGGGAGGACGTCCTGCTCGGTGTCCGTTCCAGCGGCGGCCAGCGCTAG
- a CDS encoding DUF2537 domain-containing protein, whose protein sequence is MSDETPWGTGLTVAVFVAAVVAAAVIVLSIGLMRVHVLLAAGLNLVAVGGLAPTVWGWRRVPVWRWFVLGTGAGVAAAWIALLAIAASGG, encoded by the coding sequence GTGAGCGACGAGACGCCGTGGGGGACGGGCCTGACGGTCGCGGTGTTCGTCGCGGCGGTGGTGGCCGCCGCCGTCATCGTGCTCAGCATCGGGCTGATGCGGGTGCACGTGCTGCTCGCTGCGGGACTGAATCTCGTTGCGGTGGGCGGTCTGGCGCCCACGGTCTGGGGTTGGCGCCGTGTGCCGGTGTGGCGCTGGTTCGTGCTCGGGACGGGCGCCGGTGTCGCCGCGGCCTGGATCGCGTTGCTGGCGATCGCCGCCTCGGGTGGGTGA
- a CDS encoding RNA methyltransferase, with the protein MPRNSVIANGVEVIDVSDPSDPRLDDFRDLNSVDRRPDLPSGKGLVIAEGVLVVQRMLASRFVPRALLGTDRRLAELGADLDGIGAPFYRASAEVMAEAVGFHLNRGVLASASRAPDLTVPEVLAGARTVAVLEGVNDHENLGSVFRNAAGLSVDAVVFGSGCADPLYRRAVRVSMGHALLVPFAKAGHWPGDLELLRQSGFRLLAMTPDPEVQTLAEAMSGLAEQRVAILVGAEGPGLKEHTMRASDVRVRIPMSRGTDSLNVATAAALAFYERDRLAR; encoded by the coding sequence CTGCCTCGAAACAGCGTGATCGCCAACGGCGTTGAAGTCATCGACGTCAGCGATCCGTCCGACCCGCGACTCGACGACTTCCGTGATCTCAACAGTGTCGACCGCAGACCCGACCTTCCCAGCGGCAAGGGGTTGGTCATCGCCGAGGGTGTGCTGGTGGTACAGCGGATGCTCGCGTCGCGGTTCGTCCCTCGCGCGCTGCTGGGCACCGATCGGCGGTTGGCCGAACTGGGGGCGGACCTCGACGGCATCGGGGCGCCGTTCTACCGGGCGTCGGCGGAGGTGATGGCCGAGGCGGTCGGCTTCCATTTGAACCGCGGGGTGCTGGCGTCGGCCTCCCGGGCCCCCGATCTGACGGTGCCCGAGGTGCTCGCGGGGGCGCGGACCGTCGCCGTGCTCGAAGGTGTCAACGACCACGAGAACCTGGGCTCGGTCTTCCGGAACGCCGCGGGACTGAGTGTGGACGCGGTGGTGTTCGGCAGCGGCTGCGCCGACCCGCTATACCGGCGGGCGGTTCGGGTGTCGATGGGGCATGCCCTGCTGGTGCCGTTCGCCAAGGCCGGCCACTGGCCCGGTGATCTGGAGTTGTTGCGGCAGAGCGGTTTTCGGTTGCTCGCGATGACGCCGGACCCTGAGGTGCAGACCCTCGCCGAGGCGATGTCCGGTCTGGCGGAGCAGCGGGTGGCCATCCTGGTGGGCGCCGAAGGGCCCGGCCTGAAGGAACACACGATGCGGGCCAGCGATGTGCGCGTGCGTATTCCGATGTCGCGCGGTACGGATTCGCTGAACGTCGCAACTGCTGCCGCGCTGGCGTTCTATGAGCGGGATAGGCTCGCCCGGTGA
- a CDS encoding DUF2530 domain-containing protein: MDTDSEPQPPPLPGGLLTPWPVIVVIACGWLIAAVLAFTVGALHEWRPVTVAGLGVGVLGTTIFLWQRHAVRRGHRGAQRGLT; the protein is encoded by the coding sequence ATGGACACCGATTCCGAACCGCAACCCCCGCCGCTGCCCGGGGGCCTGCTGACGCCGTGGCCCGTCATCGTGGTGATCGCGTGCGGATGGCTGATCGCCGCCGTGCTGGCGTTCACGGTCGGCGCTCTGCACGAGTGGCGTCCGGTCACCGTCGCCGGCCTCGGCGTCGGAGTGCTTGGCACGACGATATTTCTGTGGCAACGTCACGCGGTGCGCCGCGGACACCGCGGCGCTCAACGCGGTTTGACGTAG
- a CDS encoding SRPBCC family protein gives MAAPVLQAEVDINAPVSKVWALVSDLSKMPQWSPQCRLMKPVGQLRQGARTVNFNRRGLLFWPTTCRITEFIPEKKLAFRVNENHTVWSYELEPTEAGTRLVETRHAENGTTAVSNFLVGKFMGGVPNFEQELIEGMNASLTRIKTAAER, from the coding sequence ATGGCAGCGCCGGTTTTGCAGGCCGAGGTCGACATCAACGCGCCGGTGTCCAAGGTCTGGGCGCTCGTCTCGGATCTGAGCAAGATGCCGCAGTGGAGCCCGCAGTGCCGCCTGATGAAGCCGGTCGGCCAGCTGCGCCAGGGTGCCCGCACCGTGAATTTCAACAGGCGCGGACTCCTGTTCTGGCCCACCACCTGCCGGATCACCGAGTTCATCCCCGAAAAGAAGCTGGCGTTCCGGGTCAACGAGAACCACACCGTATGGAGCTATGAACTGGAGCCGACGGAAGCCGGCACCCGGCTGGTCGAGACCCGGCACGCCGAGAACGGCACGACGGCGGTGTCGAATTTTCTGGTCGGCAAGTTCATGGGCGGCGTCCCGAACTTCGAGCAGGAACTCATCGAAGGCATGAACGCATCGCTGACGCGCATCAAGACCGCCGCGGAGCGCTGA
- a CDS encoding DUF3027 domain-containing protein, translated as MTEPDPQAAVPGAEVDPPAVESPGPELEAVLLGAVEAARAAIVEYSGEDTVGEYLGAGFEDPSSATHRFLAEMPGYRGWQWAVVVAACPGAERATISEVVLVPGPTALLAPKWVPWDERIRPGDLGPGDLLAPPADDPRLVPGYTATGDPQIDEVAVEVGLGRRQVLSLWGRNDAAQRWHDGDYGPGTPMARGTRRVCRDCAFYVPLGGSLGGLFGVCANEYAADGHVVDAEYGCGAHSDTPAPGGNGSPLFDPYDDGVLDLVERSE; from the coding sequence ATGACCGAACCCGACCCGCAGGCCGCCGTACCGGGTGCCGAGGTCGACCCGCCGGCGGTCGAGAGCCCCGGGCCCGAGCTTGAAGCGGTGCTGCTCGGCGCTGTGGAGGCGGCGCGTGCAGCGATCGTGGAATACAGCGGCGAGGACACCGTGGGTGAATACCTCGGCGCGGGTTTCGAGGACCCGAGTTCGGCCACCCATCGCTTCCTCGCGGAGATGCCGGGGTATCGCGGCTGGCAGTGGGCCGTCGTTGTCGCCGCGTGTCCCGGCGCCGAGCGCGCCACGATCAGTGAGGTCGTCCTCGTGCCCGGCCCGACCGCACTGCTCGCGCCCAAATGGGTGCCGTGGGACGAACGGATCCGGCCGGGTGACCTCGGGCCGGGTGACCTGCTGGCTCCGCCTGCCGATGATCCCCGACTCGTTCCGGGTTACACGGCCACCGGCGATCCGCAGATCGACGAGGTCGCGGTCGAGGTGGGTCTCGGACGTCGCCAGGTGTTGAGTCTGTGGGGCCGCAACGACGCCGCCCAGCGCTGGCACGACGGCGACTACGGGCCGGGCACGCCGATGGCCCGGGGCACCCGGCGCGTGTGCCGGGACTGCGCCTTCTACGTACCGCTCGGCGGTTCTCTCGGCGGGCTGTTCGGCGTGTGCGCTAACGAGTACGCCGCCGACGGGCACGTGGTCGACGCCGAGTACGGGTGTGGTGCGCACTCGGATACGCCGGCTCCCGGCGGCAATGGGTCGCCGCTGTTCGATCCGTACGACGACGGGGTCCTCGATCTCGTCGAGCGCAGCGAGTAG
- a CDS encoding MFS transporter yields MTGPRRDHRDPDGQQGGRYYPPRPPAGEHPGMANYPSEPTMRPGHRGAARGRPYSPNQGGNRWLPPLDESARHHDRYDDPPPGRNGEKVTVTRVAAQRSREMGSKMYGLVHRAATADGADKSGLTALTWPVVANFAVDAAMAVALANTLFFAAASGESKSRVALYLLITIAPFAVIAPLIGPALDRLQHGRRVALAASFALRTVLAVVLIANFDSATGSFPSWVLYPCALGMMVLSKSFSVLRSAVTPRVLPPSIDLVRVNSRLTTFGLLGGTLVGGGIAAAAEWGFQLFQMPGALYIVVAVTIGGAVLSMRIPKWVEVTEGEVPATLSYHGQTDHTDPLRRPPHGGGVTRARQPLGRNIITSLWGNCTIKVMVGFLFLYPAFVAKAHDAGGWEQLRILGMIGAAAAVGNFAGNFTAARLKVGHPARLVVRCAVAVTAAALVTALTGNLLVAAVATLITSGCSAIAKASLDASLQDDLPEESRASAFGRSESLLQLAWVAGGATGVLIYTDLYAGFTTITAILILGLAQTVLSYRGESLVPGFGGNRPVLAEQEGVRTDAVVTQE; encoded by the coding sequence GTGACCGGACCGCGGCGTGACCACCGGGACCCTGACGGTCAGCAGGGTGGACGCTACTACCCGCCGCGTCCGCCTGCGGGCGAACACCCGGGGATGGCCAACTACCCGAGCGAACCGACCATGCGTCCAGGTCACCGCGGCGCCGCACGGGGGCGGCCCTATTCGCCGAATCAGGGCGGGAACCGCTGGCTGCCCCCACTCGACGAGAGCGCCCGCCATCACGACCGCTATGACGACCCGCCCCCCGGACGTAACGGAGAAAAGGTCACGGTCACCCGGGTGGCTGCGCAGCGCAGCCGCGAGATGGGCTCCAAAATGTACGGCCTGGTGCACCGGGCCGCGACCGCCGACGGCGCCGACAAGTCGGGGCTGACGGCACTTACTTGGCCGGTGGTCGCGAACTTCGCGGTCGACGCCGCCATGGCCGTGGCGCTGGCCAACACCCTGTTCTTCGCGGCGGCCTCCGGTGAGAGCAAGAGCCGCGTCGCGCTGTACCTGCTCATAACGATCGCTCCGTTCGCCGTGATCGCTCCGCTGATCGGGCCCGCTCTGGATCGCCTGCAACACGGCCGCCGGGTCGCGTTGGCTGCGTCGTTCGCCCTGCGCACTGTGCTCGCCGTGGTGCTCATCGCCAACTTCGACAGTGCGACCGGCAGCTTCCCGTCGTGGGTCCTCTATCCGTGTGCGCTCGGGATGATGGTGCTTTCCAAGTCCTTCTCGGTGTTGCGCAGCGCGGTGACGCCACGAGTGCTGCCACCATCGATCGACCTGGTCCGGGTGAACTCGCGCTTGACGACGTTCGGTCTGCTGGGCGGCACCCTGGTCGGCGGCGGCATCGCAGCGGCCGCCGAATGGGGATTCCAGCTGTTCCAGATGCCCGGCGCGCTCTACATCGTGGTCGCGGTGACCATCGGCGGTGCGGTCCTGTCCATGCGGATCCCGAAATGGGTCGAGGTCACCGAGGGTGAGGTCCCGGCGACCTTGAGCTATCACGGCCAGACCGACCACACCGACCCGCTCCGCCGCCCGCCGCACGGGGGCGGCGTCACCCGGGCCCGCCAACCGCTTGGCCGCAACATCATCACGTCGTTGTGGGGCAACTGCACGATCAAGGTGATGGTCGGCTTCCTGTTCCTCTACCCGGCGTTCGTCGCGAAGGCCCACGACGCCGGCGGCTGGGAGCAGCTGCGGATCCTGGGGATGATCGGCGCCGCGGCGGCCGTCGGGAACTTCGCGGGCAATTTCACCGCGGCTCGGCTCAAAGTCGGCCATCCCGCGCGGCTGGTCGTGCGGTGCGCAGTGGCGGTCACCGCGGCGGCCCTGGTGACCGCGCTGACCGGGAATCTTTTGGTCGCGGCGGTCGCGACCTTGATCACCTCCGGTTGCAGCGCCATCGCCAAGGCGTCACTGGATGCTTCCCTGCAGGACGACCTGCCCGAGGAGTCACGCGCGTCGGCGTTCGGACGGTCGGAGTCCCTGCTGCAGCTGGCCTGGGTCGCGGGTGGCGCGACCGGCGTGCTGATCTACACCGACCTGTATGCGGGCTTCACCACCATCACCGCGATCCTGATCCTCGGACTGGCCCAAACCGTGCTGAGCTATCGTGGCGAGTCACTGGTACCGGGCTTCGGCGGCAACCGGCCGGTGCTGGCAGAACAGGAAGGCGTACGGACGGATGCGGTGGTGACCCAGGAGTGA
- a CDS encoding DUF2771 domain-containing protein: MKRVVAVLAAVALLSSIGTGVFVWQRARDHAPELPEISAYSHGQLARVGPYRFCEVLNPTDCVVPADQGELRVIGRDPVQLSIPADISQAPWVLIRAYEDADLVEEFRPGSRLAVTIPTVDAQRGRLTGFAVQLPTLVRDQDGNEFPVPHAEWSVRTVWQQG, encoded by the coding sequence GTGAAACGTGTTGTCGCTGTTCTCGCAGCGGTGGCCCTGCTCTCGTCGATCGGTACCGGCGTTTTCGTCTGGCAGCGGGCGCGCGACCACGCACCGGAACTCCCCGAGATCTCGGCGTACTCGCACGGACAGCTGGCCCGGGTGGGCCCGTACCGCTTCTGCGAGGTGCTCAACCCGACCGACTGCGTCGTCCCCGCCGATCAAGGTGAGCTGCGGGTCATCGGCCGCGACCCCGTGCAGTTGTCCATTCCGGCCGACATCAGCCAGGCGCCATGGGTGCTGATCCGCGCCTATGAGGACGCGGATCTCGTCGAGGAGTTCCGCCCCGGCAGCCGACTGGCGGTGACGATCCCGACCGTGGACGCGCAGCGCGGCCGACTCACCGGATTCGCGGTGCAGCTGCCGACCCTGGTCCGCGACCAGGACGGCAACGAATTCCCGGTGCCGCACGCCGAGTGGTCGGTGCGCACGGTGTGGCAGCAGGGCTAG
- a CDS encoding glutathione S-transferase family protein, with translation MSYVADPSSSGGEFSRDTEYISTRITADGRDGYPVEPGRYRLIVARACPWANRTIIVRRLLGLEDALSIGFCGPTHDERSWTFDLDPDGVDPVLGIHYLRDAYNKRIPDYPKGVTVPAIVEVATGQVVTNDFPQITLDFSTEWTAHHREGAPELYPEPLRDEIDEVAQRIYTEVNNGVYRCGFAGSQRAYEKAYDRLFTALDWLSDRLAERRYLVGDTITEADVRLFTTLARFDPVYHGHFKTNRSKLSEMPVLWAYARDLFQTPGFGDTTDFVQIKQHYYIVHSDINPTGVVPKGPDLSNWLTPHGREALGGRPFGDGTPPGPTREGERVPEAHSAG, from the coding sequence ATGAGTTATGTCGCCGACCCGTCGAGTTCCGGCGGAGAGTTCAGCCGGGACACCGAGTACATCTCGACGCGGATCACCGCCGACGGTCGGGACGGATACCCGGTCGAACCGGGCCGGTACCGGCTGATCGTGGCCAGGGCATGCCCGTGGGCGAACCGCACCATTATCGTGCGTCGGCTCCTCGGACTGGAGGACGCTCTTTCCATCGGCTTCTGCGGACCCACCCATGACGAACGCAGCTGGACCTTCGACCTCGATCCCGACGGTGTGGATCCGGTGCTGGGAATCCACTATCTGCGCGATGCCTACAACAAGCGCATTCCGGACTACCCGAAGGGCGTCACAGTGCCCGCGATCGTGGAGGTCGCGACCGGGCAGGTGGTCACCAACGACTTCCCGCAGATCACGCTGGACTTCTCAACGGAGTGGACCGCCCACCACCGCGAAGGAGCCCCGGAGCTCTACCCCGAACCCCTGCGCGACGAGATCGACGAGGTTGCCCAGCGCATCTACACCGAGGTGAACAACGGTGTGTACCGGTGTGGGTTCGCAGGATCCCAGCGCGCCTACGAGAAGGCTTATGACCGGCTGTTCACCGCGCTGGACTGGTTGTCCGACCGCCTGGCCGAACGGCGGTATCTGGTCGGGGACACCATCACCGAAGCCGACGTTCGCCTGTTCACCACGCTGGCGAGATTCGACCCGGTGTATCACGGCCATTTCAAGACCAACCGCAGCAAGCTGTCGGAGATGCCGGTGCTGTGGGCCTACGCGCGGGACCTGTTCCAGACCCCGGGATTCGGCGACACCACCGACTTCGTGCAGATCAAGCAGCACTACTACATCGTGCATTCGGACATCAACCCCACCGGTGTCGTGCCGAAGGGGCCGGATCTGTCGAACTGGTTGACCCCGCATGGTCGAGAAGCCCTGGGAGGCAGACCGTTCGGCGACGGAACCCCGCCCGGACCGACCCGTGAGGGTGAGCGTGTGCCGGAGGCGCACTCGGCCGGCTGA